From the Marinomonas sp. THO17 genome, one window contains:
- the nhaR gene encoding transcriptional activator NhaR produces MINFKHLHYFWVVAKQGSINKASKILHITPQTISGQIHLLEDQLGTTLFEKVGRRLQLTDMGRMALGYADDIFALGGELEQNMKGKEQDQTQFLQIGIADAVPKSIAYRLIKPALNLDYPVRIVCKEDSLPNLLSRLALHKLDLIIADGPIPENIGVRGFNHKLGKCGISFMASPSLMAQLVGEFPSCLTGAPMLIPSDASSLHNPLFQWLDKHQLQPKIAGEFDDSALMKAFGQAGVGVFGIPSAISQEVAKQFDVELVGVTNDIRQSFYAISTQRRLTNPAIVAINQAARDWLN; encoded by the coding sequence ATGATTAATTTCAAGCACCTACATTATTTTTGGGTCGTCGCCAAACAAGGTAGCATTAATAAAGCCAGTAAGATTTTACACATAACCCCGCAAACCATCAGTGGACAAATACACTTACTGGAAGATCAATTGGGTACGACTTTATTTGAAAAAGTAGGCCGCCGACTGCAACTCACAGACATGGGGCGAATGGCACTTGGTTATGCGGATGACATCTTCGCCTTAGGCGGAGAATTAGAACAAAACATGAAGGGCAAAGAGCAGGATCAGACCCAGTTCTTACAGATAGGCATTGCCGATGCGGTGCCAAAATCCATCGCTTATCGCCTGATCAAGCCAGCGCTGAATCTCGATTACCCAGTTCGAATCGTCTGCAAGGAAGATAGCCTGCCCAATCTGCTGAGCAGACTGGCTTTGCATAAGCTGGATCTTATTATTGCCGATGGCCCAATCCCTGAGAATATTGGCGTGCGAGGCTTTAATCATAAACTGGGAAAATGCGGTATTTCCTTTATGGCATCGCCATCCTTAATGGCGCAACTGGTTGGGGAATTTCCATCCTGTTTAACAGGCGCTCCCATGTTAATCCCCAGTGATGCTTCGAGTCTGCATAACCCACTTTTTCAATGGTTGGACAAGCATCAACTGCAGCCCAAAATAGCCGGAGAGTTTGATGACAGTGCCTTAATGAAAGCCTTTGGCCAAGCTGGCGTGGGTGTGTTTGGTATTCCCTCTGCGATTAGCCAAGAGGTGGCCAAGCAATTTGATGTTGAATTAGTGGGGGTTACCAATGATATTCGACAGTCTTTTTACGCCATTTCGACACAGCGCCGTTTAACCAACCCAGCCATTGTCGCCATCAACCAAGCGGCGAGAGATTGGCTAAACTGA
- the tal gene encoding transaldolase, producing MSNKLSQLKEFTTIVADTGDITAIKDFLPEDATTNPSLMLKAAQIPEYAPFLEQAVAWAKTQSDDKAQQILDAGDKLAVIVGCEILKYVPGRISTEVDARLSFDKDATLAKARKLIALYEEAGVSRDRVLIKAASTWEGIKAAEELEKEGINCNLTLLFSFAQAQACAEAGVYLISPFVGRILDWYKKSTGQDYTAETDPGVLSVTEIYNYYKQHGYKTVVMGASFRNIGEIEQLAGCDRLTISPALLDELKKDEGTLERKLVPATEVTPAPAAITEAEFRWAMNEDAMATEKLSEGIRNFAVDQRKLEDTLSSML from the coding sequence ATGAGCAACAAGTTATCTCAATTAAAAGAGTTTACGACCATTGTAGCCGATACGGGTGACATCACGGCAATCAAAGACTTTTTGCCAGAAGACGCGACAACCAACCCTTCCCTAATGCTAAAAGCCGCTCAAATTCCTGAATACGCGCCTTTCCTAGAGCAAGCGGTGGCGTGGGCGAAAACACAAAGCGACGACAAAGCACAACAAATCCTAGACGCGGGCGACAAGCTTGCGGTGATTGTTGGCTGTGAGATTCTGAAATACGTACCGGGTCGCATTTCCACTGAAGTGGATGCGCGTTTGTCTTTTGATAAAGACGCCACACTGGCGAAAGCCCGTAAGCTGATCGCCCTATATGAAGAAGCCGGTGTATCACGTGACCGTGTATTGATAAAAGCGGCGTCGACTTGGGAAGGCATCAAGGCGGCAGAAGAATTGGAAAAAGAAGGCATCAATTGTAACCTGACCCTGCTGTTCTCATTCGCTCAAGCACAAGCCTGTGCCGAAGCCGGTGTTTACCTAATTTCGCCTTTCGTTGGTCGTATCCTTGATTGGTACAAAAAATCGACTGGTCAAGATTACACGGCAGAAACCGATCCGGGTGTCTTGTCGGTGACGGAAATCTACAACTACTACAAGCAACACGGCTACAAAACAGTGGTAATGGGTGCCAGCTTCCGTAACATTGGTGAGATTGAGCAGCTTGCTGGTTGCGACCGCCTAACCATCAGCCCAGCCTTGTTAGACGAATTGAAGAAAGACGAAGGCACTCTTGAGCGTAAATTGGTGCCAGCCACTGAAGTCACACCAGCACCTGCAGCCATCACGGAAGCAGAATTCCGCTGGGCAATGAACGAAGATGCCATGGCAACGGAAAAATTGTCTGAAGGCATTCGCAACTTCGCGGTTGATCAGCGCAAATTAGAAGACACCTTGTCATCTATGTTGTAA
- a CDS encoding HPF/RaiA family ribosome-associated protein, which produces MNIKVQSRRLRLTKELKNYVKRRIGFALNARFNRIKRVVVTLSDVNGPKGGEDKRCQVFVQLDGKQDVIVDHKQTSLQAAIDIAADKVSRTVSKRIERLQHKASRIKSRLRRVKAQQGESKDTIRDDLEDYEYEDYAAYY; this is translated from the coding sequence ATGAATATTAAAGTACAGTCACGCCGTTTGAGGCTTACCAAAGAGCTTAAAAACTACGTTAAGCGTCGCATCGGTTTCGCCCTTAACGCTCGATTTAATCGAATTAAGCGTGTCGTAGTGACCTTATCGGATGTTAATGGACCGAAAGGTGGGGAAGACAAACGCTGTCAAGTGTTTGTTCAACTGGATGGAAAGCAAGACGTTATTGTTGATCATAAACAAACGAGTTTGCAGGCGGCGATCGACATTGCCGCTGATAAAGTCAGTCGCACCGTGTCTAAGCGAATTGAGCGATTGCAGCACAAAGCCAGTCGCATTAAATCGCGATTACGTCGAGTTAAGGCTCAGCAAGGAGAGTCTAAAGACACTATTAGGGACGATCTAGAAGACTACGAATACGAAGATTATGCGGCTTACTATTAA
- the hrpA gene encoding ATP-dependent RNA helicase HrpA, with translation MQNHLVMTKDRHRISRKQEQIDKRQKDGLPFDKLTKELADLVAQSRQGYEARLAAMPNVRYDESLPVAARADEIIQAIEAHQVVIIAGETGSGKTTQLPKMCLQAGRGQAGLIGHTQPRRLAARSVAERISDELQVELGEQVGFQVRFSDESSDNTLIKLMTDGILLAEIQQDKRLYQYDTIIIDEAHERSLNIDFLLGYLKQVLAVRPDLKVIVTSATIDVERFSKHFDDAPIIEVSGRTYPVEIRYQPLLSKADSELDEDQSMEQGILDAVEWLIAEEKDSGYRGAGDILVFLPGEREIRETADLLRRADLRSTEVLPLYARLTASEQQRIFKPHSGRRIVLSTNVAETSLTVPGIRYVIDPGLARISRYSVRSKVQQLPIEKISQASANQRAGRCGRVAEGICIRLYDEADFNNRPEFTDPEIFRTNLASVILQMANLRLGAVEQFPFVEMPEKRMINDGYRALTELGALKKDRLTPIGRQLAKLPIDPKLGRILIAAERYGVLSDVSIIVSALSIADPRERPQDKKTQSDQAHAQDKDEDSDFAVFLNLWERFETQRQALSQNQLRQFCRKQFLNFMRMREWRDIHRQIMIACKQLGFKDKASHTRNYEAIHRALLAGLFTQVANKMDDSKDMLGCRSRKLSIFPGSMLFKKPPQWVMAAELVETSKLYARVVARIDPAWIEEYAGPFVKRQYLDPHFERNQGRVMANEQVSLYGLIIVPKRRVDYGHVQPEEAREIFIRAGLVEGELRTKLAFYRHNKALIDDLETQEAKLRKRDILVDDEAVFQFYDQRLPDNVRNLKSLEHFIKTHPDALLMSKADLINQQVAVDDMAFPDSFALNGVALPIDYKFEPGKTTDGATLKVPVGLLRQLSIEDLGWAVPGYIKERCEALIRALPKVLRRRFVPIPQFVDRIYPNLSKEKGDLLEQLSLQIKRETLIDIPLNEWNADKLDAHLTLNLAVVDERGKVLGQGKDLAQLQRQFSDLVEESFAKFGTKAHEEEGLTEWPEQGIAERQEIKQAGIKVTAFPALVSQGDTVALKMFDDQSTAIEAHRKGVITLLKLTLNKEVRYLKKNLPKLKESMLIFAPLGPKESLLEDLLDAILDKVFLDQRPLPRQKHEFVERVADNKGNLIALANDMAEQLYRVLSSYQGVAKRMKGNIPLPWTRIYGDIQFQLGQLIYPGFIGNTPLYWLGQLPRYFKGIEVRLERFQNHLNKENQFVTELEGLWQTYAKQKKAHDEKALYDPELMKYRWMLEEYRISLFAQSVGTLEPISAKRLAKQWQEVKKLVS, from the coding sequence ATGCAAAATCATCTTGTGATGACCAAAGATCGTCATCGTATTAGTCGTAAGCAAGAGCAAATAGACAAGCGTCAAAAAGACGGGTTGCCGTTCGATAAATTGACCAAAGAGTTAGCCGACTTAGTGGCGCAATCTCGTCAAGGTTATGAGGCTCGTTTGGCTGCCATGCCAAACGTCCGTTACGATGAAAGTCTTCCGGTGGCGGCGCGAGCCGATGAAATCATCCAGGCCATTGAAGCACATCAAGTGGTCATCATCGCGGGTGAGACAGGGTCGGGAAAAACCACTCAATTACCGAAAATGTGTTTGCAGGCAGGCCGTGGTCAAGCTGGGTTGATTGGTCACACGCAACCACGACGCCTTGCAGCGCGCAGCGTCGCAGAACGCATCAGTGATGAACTGCAGGTTGAACTGGGTGAACAGGTGGGTTTTCAGGTTCGTTTTAGTGACGAAAGCAGCGACAACACCCTGATTAAATTGATGACAGACGGTATTTTGTTGGCCGAAATTCAGCAAGACAAACGTCTTTATCAATACGACACCATCATCATAGACGAAGCCCACGAACGCAGCTTGAACATTGACTTTTTGTTGGGCTATCTTAAACAAGTGTTGGCGGTGCGCCCAGATTTAAAAGTGATCGTCACCTCGGCCACTATAGATGTGGAACGTTTTTCCAAGCACTTTGATGATGCGCCTATTATTGAAGTCTCTGGCCGAACCTATCCGGTGGAAATTCGTTATCAGCCCTTATTGAGCAAAGCCGATTCCGAGTTGGACGAAGATCAAAGCATGGAGCAGGGCATCTTGGATGCGGTGGAGTGGTTAATTGCCGAAGAAAAAGACTCAGGCTATCGCGGTGCGGGTGATATTTTGGTGTTCCTGCCGGGGGAACGAGAAATCCGTGAAACCGCAGACCTTTTACGCCGTGCTGATTTGCGTTCTACCGAAGTCTTGCCCTTATACGCAAGACTGACCGCCAGCGAGCAGCAACGCATCTTCAAGCCCCATTCAGGACGACGTATTGTATTGTCTACTAACGTGGCGGAAACGTCTTTGACTGTTCCTGGCATTCGTTATGTGATTGATCCGGGTTTAGCGCGCATCAGTCGTTACAGTGTGCGTTCCAAAGTTCAGCAGTTACCCATCGAGAAAATCAGTCAAGCCAGTGCCAATCAAAGGGCAGGACGTTGTGGTCGTGTTGCGGAAGGGATTTGTATTCGTTTATACGATGAAGCGGATTTTAACAATCGTCCTGAGTTTACCGATCCGGAAATTTTCCGTACCAATTTGGCCTCAGTCATTTTGCAAATGGCGAATCTGAGATTGGGCGCGGTAGAACAATTCCCCTTCGTGGAAATGCCAGAAAAACGCATGATCAACGACGGTTATCGTGCTCTGACAGAGTTAGGCGCCTTGAAAAAAGATCGTTTAACGCCGATTGGTCGCCAGTTAGCCAAATTGCCAATTGATCCTAAATTAGGTCGTATTCTGATTGCTGCCGAGAGATATGGTGTCTTGTCTGATGTATCTATTATTGTCAGTGCTTTGTCCATCGCTGACCCAAGAGAGCGTCCGCAAGATAAGAAAACCCAGTCGGATCAAGCGCACGCGCAAGACAAGGACGAAGACTCGGACTTTGCCGTTTTTCTCAACCTTTGGGAGCGATTTGAAACCCAGCGCCAAGCCCTATCGCAAAATCAATTACGCCAATTCTGTCGTAAGCAGTTTTTAAACTTCATGCGCATGCGCGAATGGCGAGACATACATCGCCAAATTATGATCGCTTGTAAGCAACTGGGTTTCAAAGACAAAGCCAGTCACACCCGTAATTACGAAGCCATTCACCGGGCTTTGTTGGCTGGTTTGTTTACCCAGGTGGCCAACAAGATGGACGACAGCAAAGACATGTTGGGCTGTCGTTCTCGTAAGCTGTCTATCTTTCCAGGGTCCATGTTATTTAAAAAGCCACCTCAATGGGTGATGGCGGCTGAGCTGGTGGAAACCAGCAAGCTTTATGCCCGTGTGGTGGCGCGCATTGATCCAGCTTGGATTGAAGAATACGCAGGGCCTTTTGTGAAGCGTCAGTATCTGGATCCGCACTTTGAGCGCAATCAAGGCCGTGTTATGGCCAATGAACAAGTGTCCTTATATGGCTTAATCATAGTGCCTAAGCGCCGTGTGGATTATGGTCATGTGCAACCGGAAGAGGCGCGGGAAATCTTCATTCGAGCGGGCTTAGTGGAAGGAGAGTTACGCACTAAGCTGGCGTTTTATCGTCACAACAAAGCCCTAATTGACGACTTGGAAACCCAGGAAGCCAAGCTGAGAAAACGCGATATCTTGGTCGATGACGAAGCCGTGTTCCAATTTTATGATCAGCGTCTGCCTGACAATGTGCGCAATCTGAAAAGCCTTGAGCACTTTATCAAAACCCACCCCGATGCCTTGTTAATGAGCAAAGCGGATCTGATCAATCAGCAGGTGGCGGTGGATGACATGGCCTTTCCTGATTCTTTTGCTTTAAATGGCGTGGCCCTGCCTATTGATTATAAATTTGAGCCGGGTAAAACCACGGATGGCGCGACCCTTAAAGTGCCTGTGGGCTTATTACGCCAGTTGAGTATTGAGGATTTGGGTTGGGCAGTGCCGGGTTACATCAAAGAACGTTGTGAGGCTTTAATTCGTGCTTTGCCGAAAGTACTGCGTCGTCGCTTTGTACCGATTCCTCAGTTTGTGGATCGTATTTACCCTAATTTATCGAAAGAAAAAGGGGATTTACTGGAGCAACTGAGCTTGCAGATTAAGCGCGAAACCCTGATCGACATTCCCTTAAACGAATGGAATGCTGACAAACTGGATGCGCATTTGACACTCAACTTAGCTGTGGTGGATGAGCGTGGTAAGGTATTAGGTCAGGGGAAAGATCTGGCGCAATTACAACGTCAGTTTAGTGATCTGGTAGAAGAAAGTTTTGCTAAATTTGGCACCAAGGCCCATGAAGAGGAAGGACTCACCGAATGGCCAGAGCAGGGTATTGCAGAACGTCAAGAAATCAAGCAAGCAGGCATTAAGGTGACGGCCTTTCCTGCGCTGGTGTCGCAGGGTGACACTGTGGCATTGAAAATGTTTGATGATCAAAGCACGGCCATTGAAGCCCATCGTAAGGGCGTGATTACCTTGCTCAAGCTGACCTTGAACAAGGAAGTGCGCTACTTGAAAAAGAATTTGCCTAAGCTCAAAGAGTCCATGCTGATTTTCGCTCCATTGGGGCCGAAAGAATCTTTGTTGGAGGATTTGCTGGACGCCATTCTGGATAAAGTGTTTTTGGATCAACGTCCTTTGCCTCGCCAGAAGCATGAGTTTGTTGAGCGTGTGGCCGACAACAAAGGCAATTTGATTGCCCTAGCCAATGACATGGCGGAGCAGTTGTATCGTGTCTTGTCTTCTTATCAAGGCGTCGCCAAGCGTATGAAAGGCAATATTCCTTTGCCTTGGACACGCATTTACGGTGACATTCAGTTCCAGCTTGGACAACTTATTTACCCTGGCTTTATTGGCAATACGCCACTCTATTGGCTAGGGCAATTGCCGCGTTATTTCAAAGGCATTGAAGTGCGCTTGGAACGCTTTCAAAACCACTTAAACAAAGAAAATCAGTTTGTCACAGAGCTTGAAGGCCTATGGCAAACTTATGCAAAACAGAAAAAGGCCCATGATGAGAAAGCCTTGTATGATCCCGAACTCATGAAATACCGTTGGATGTTAGAAGAGTATCGGATTTCATTATTTGCGCAATCGGTCGGAACATTGGAGCCCATTTCGGCAAAACGCCTTGCCAAACAATGGCAAGAAGTCAAAAAATTAGTGTCATAA
- a CDS encoding VacJ family lipoprotein: MLNRINVLVFGCLLLLSQSIWAATEEDPWEGFNRAMFSFNDAVDGAVLKPLAKGYKAVTPNPVQKGVSNFFSNLGEIGNIANNLLQGKWDQTASSTWRFIINSTAGWFGIFDVASEMGLKKYDEDFGQTLAYWGVSSGPYLVLPFFGPSTVRDGAGLAVDLTYDDGVSLLDVNSDEETGLFAIDIVKTRAGLLSAESLIIGDRYSFIRDIYLQNREFEIYDGQVPEQSSQAKPDSDSGDSWGDDSGDSWGDDSGDSWGDDSTDSWGDDSSES, encoded by the coding sequence ATGCTTAATCGTATCAATGTGTTGGTGTTTGGTTGTTTGTTATTGCTTAGCCAATCAATATGGGCGGCGACAGAGGAAGATCCATGGGAAGGCTTTAATCGTGCCATGTTCAGCTTTAATGACGCGGTAGATGGGGCGGTTTTAAAGCCTCTTGCTAAGGGCTATAAAGCGGTGACGCCGAATCCTGTACAGAAAGGTGTGAGCAACTTCTTCTCGAATTTAGGGGAGATTGGCAATATCGCCAATAATTTGTTGCAAGGAAAATGGGATCAAACCGCATCCTCCACGTGGCGTTTCATCATCAACAGTACCGCGGGTTGGTTTGGTATTTTTGATGTTGCCAGTGAAATGGGCCTAAAAAAATACGATGAAGACTTTGGACAAACACTCGCCTATTGGGGGGTGTCTTCTGGGCCTTATTTGGTGTTGCCTTTCTTTGGACCATCGACGGTGCGTGACGGTGCCGGTCTTGCGGTGGATTTGACTTACGATGATGGCGTCAGTCTGTTGGATGTGAATTCGGATGAAGAAACGGGTTTATTCGCGATCGACATAGTGAAAACACGAGCCGGACTACTGAGCGCTGAGTCGCTTATCATTGGTGACCGCTACAGTTTCATTCGTGATATCTACTTACAAAATCGTGAATTTGAAATTTACGATGGTCAGGTTCCTGAGCAATCCTCTCAAGCCAAGCCGGACAGTGATTCAGGTGACAGTTGGGGTGACGATTCTGGCGATAGCTGGGGAGATGACTCTGGCGATAGCTGGGGCGACGATTCAACAGATAGCTGGGGTGACGACAGCAGCGAGTCCTAA
- the dusA gene encoding tRNA dihydrouridine(20/20a) synthase DusA gives MQLDTRLKADEKSANTKDTLDRRFSVAPMMDWTTSDYRVFARTLTKNTLLYTEMVTSGALLHGHHPERFLHYDECEHPIALQLGGSNAKELGQCAAMAEQFGYDEVNLNVGCPSDRVQNSLIGACLMAHPDKVKDAMKAMQDACNIPVTIKHRIGLDDQQDYSVVRDFVGDMATTGVKTFIVHARNAILQGLSPKENREIPPLKYHYVHQLKDDFPDLEIIINGGIKTLEESQTHLQKVDGVMMGREAYHNPWLLSQVDQVIYGNAPMVSDRFEALAAFVPYVETRLAKGERLLHMTRHILGIFQGQAGGKQFRRYLSEKGHKADAQVNVLLEAIELVKQHQHKG, from the coding sequence ATGCAATTAGACACGAGACTTAAGGCTGACGAGAAGTCAGCTAATACAAAGGATACACTGGATAGACGCTTCTCAGTTGCGCCCATGATGGATTGGACAACGTCCGATTATCGGGTGTTTGCACGCACCTTAACCAAGAACACCTTGCTGTACACGGAAATGGTGACCTCTGGTGCTTTGTTACATGGCCATCATCCCGAACGTTTTTTGCACTATGATGAATGTGAGCACCCTATTGCCTTGCAACTGGGCGGATCAAATGCCAAAGAATTAGGTCAATGCGCGGCAATGGCCGAGCAATTTGGTTACGATGAGGTGAATTTAAACGTTGGCTGCCCAAGTGATAGGGTGCAAAACAGTTTGATTGGCGCCTGTTTGATGGCCCATCCAGACAAAGTCAAAGACGCCATGAAAGCCATGCAAGACGCCTGTAACATTCCTGTCACCATTAAGCATCGCATTGGTTTGGACGATCAGCAAGATTACAGTGTGGTGCGCGACTTTGTCGGTGACATGGCCACCACGGGAGTGAAGACTTTTATCGTGCATGCCCGTAATGCCATTTTGCAGGGTTTGAGTCCGAAGGAGAATCGTGAGATTCCGCCACTTAAGTATCATTATGTTCATCAGTTAAAAGACGATTTTCCAGACCTTGAAATCATCATTAACGGTGGCATTAAAACCCTAGAGGAAAGCCAAACACATCTGCAAAAAGTAGACGGTGTGATGATGGGCCGTGAAGCGTACCACAATCCTTGGTTATTGAGCCAAGTGGATCAAGTCATCTATGGTAACGCCCCTATGGTGAGTGATCGCTTTGAGGCCTTAGCCGCCTTTGTTCCTTATGTGGAAACAAGGTTAGCGAAAGGCGAGCGTTTACTGCACATGACGCGACACATTTTGGGCATTTTCCAAGGCCAAGCAGGCGGTAAACAGTTCCGTCGCTACCTATCGGAAAAGGGTCATAAAGCTGACGCACAGGTTAACGTATTATTAGAGGCCATTGAATTGGTCAAACAACATCAACACAAAGGATAA
- a CDS encoding polymorphic toxin type 44 domain-containing protein produces MPRIKESYPHAEVSGLVRTFLKQIGPFEHFGNFHYGAVGYAGGISENTLLRGAGCAQMRSGTSSESFGSCWGEEPYGDDPEDQYYISLGIEYAKSKGY; encoded by the coding sequence TTGCCTCGAATAAAAGAGAGTTATCCACACGCTGAAGTCAGTGGACTTGTTCGTACCTTCCTTAAGCAAATCGGTCCTTTTGAGCACTTTGGTAATTTTCATTATGGAGCCGTAGGTTACGCTGGCGGCATTTCTGAAAATACACTGTTGCGTGGGGCGGGATGTGCTCAAATGCGATCCGGCACTTCTTCTGAGAGCTTTGGTAGCTGTTGGGGAGAAGAGCCCTATGGTGATGACCCTGAAGACCAATATTATATTTCTCTAGGTATCGAATATGCAAAAAGTAAAGGCTATTAG
- a CDS encoding PQQ-dependent sugar dehydrogenase — MQNWIILFISLLSINLYADNLQENNDDKPLNVSQVAEFDGIPWGISLLNDQFAIVTIKQGEAYKVNLSTGEKQALSNLPKVDSRGQGGLLDVAKLPDDLAAHASLDNNWLYFTYSKSTEKGSVTTLARAKLEGTQLTNWQDLLVSDSATDTSKHYGGRIAFDDQQHVFFSIGDRGVRKSAQNLQNHAGSIIRLNLDGSVPADNPFVSHANIRNEIWSYGHRNPQGLFYDRDTHTLWSNEHGPRGGDEINLIRPGANYGWPIVSHGKEYWGPISVGEGTEKDGIDNPIKVYIPSIAPSSMIKYQGRLFSNWNGDFLSTALALRHLNKIHIEQDGSTKETRYLEDLNERLRSIAQDSNGVLYLGTDSGKLLKVTIQP; from the coding sequence ATGCAAAATTGGATCATTCTATTTATCAGCTTATTATCCATTAATCTTTATGCAGACAACCTGCAAGAAAATAATGATGATAAGCCACTTAATGTTTCGCAAGTTGCCGAATTCGACGGCATTCCTTGGGGCATTAGCTTGCTTAATGACCAATTTGCTATTGTGACCATTAAGCAAGGTGAAGCTTATAAGGTCAACCTTTCTACGGGTGAGAAACAAGCCTTGAGTAATCTGCCAAAAGTCGATAGCCGTGGCCAAGGTGGTCTATTGGATGTGGCTAAATTACCGGACGACCTTGCTGCGCATGCTTCCTTAGACAATAACTGGTTGTATTTTACTTATTCCAAATCGACGGAAAAAGGCTCAGTGACCACACTGGCAAGAGCCAAACTGGAAGGCACTCAGCTAACCAATTGGCAAGACTTATTGGTTAGTGATTCCGCCACCGACACCAGTAAGCATTATGGCGGACGTATAGCCTTTGACGACCAGCAACATGTGTTCTTTAGCATTGGCGACCGTGGTGTGCGTAAAAGCGCACAAAACTTACAAAATCACGCTGGCAGCATTATTCGTCTTAATCTGGATGGCAGCGTCCCTGCAGACAACCCCTTTGTGTCTCACGCCAATATTCGTAATGAAATCTGGAGTTATGGGCATCGCAACCCGCAAGGATTATTCTATGACCGAGACACACATACTCTTTGGTCCAATGAACATGGGCCACGTGGTGGCGACGAAATTAATCTTATCCGTCCCGGTGCCAATTATGGCTGGCCAATTGTCTCCCATGGTAAAGAATATTGGGGCCCCATTAGTGTCGGCGAAGGCACTGAAAAAGACGGCATTGATAACCCGATAAAAGTCTACATTCCTTCTATCGCACCCAGCAGCATGATTAAGTACCAAGGACGCTTATTCTCCAACTGGAATGGCGACTTTTTATCCACCGCTTTAGCACTGCGTCATCTCAATAAAATTCATATTGAGCAAGATGGGAGCACTAAGGAAACGCGATATCTGGAAGACTTGAATGAACGTTTACGTTCCATCGCGCAAGATTCAAATGGCGTACTCTATTTGGGCACCGACTCAGGTAAGTTACTGAAAGTCACAATTCAGCCCTAG
- a CDS encoding sugar O-acetyltransferase, which yields MTEFEKMISGQAFNSLDNELRLKREAARLACAKYTAHPSKGNLRHITRLFAQSTQAVIEPGFQCDYGGQIHLGKNVYINFHCVMLDSAPIYIGDQVLIGPAAHFYTVDHPRAAAQRATGECVARPIKVGNRVWIGGGAKLLPGVEIGDDAIIAANAVVTCNVAQGERYFG from the coding sequence ATGACGGAATTTGAGAAAATGATCTCAGGACAGGCGTTCAATAGTCTGGATAACGAGTTGAGACTAAAGCGCGAAGCCGCCCGCCTCGCCTGCGCAAAATACACGGCTCATCCCAGCAAAGGCAACCTTCGTCACATTACTCGTTTATTCGCCCAATCCACACAGGCCGTCATTGAGCCCGGTTTTCAATGTGACTATGGCGGTCAAATTCATTTGGGTAAAAACGTCTACATCAATTTCCATTGCGTGATGCTCGACAGTGCTCCCATTTATATTGGTGATCAGGTATTGATTGGCCCAGCGGCACATTTTTATACGGTGGATCATCCACGAGCTGCCGCACAAAGAGCGACTGGTGAATGTGTGGCTCGGCCTATTAAGGTCGGTAATAGAGTGTGGATTGGCGGTGGCGCTAAGCTGTTACCTGGTGTGGAAATAGGCGATGATGCCATCATAGCCGCCAATGCCGTGGTGACATGCAATGTTGCACAAGGCGAACGTTATTTTGGCTAA